The Hemiscyllium ocellatum isolate sHemOce1 chromosome 14, sHemOce1.pat.X.cur, whole genome shotgun sequence genome includes a region encoding these proteins:
- the LOC132822430 gene encoding skin secretory protein xP2-like, translating to MRGLPAPLSSSHWPRKYGAPHALDGDNPQSPAGSSPLSAFSGEPAPLSAISGEPAPLSAISGEPAPLSAISGARCPGFVVLTDLARR from the coding sequence ATGCGCGGGCTGCCCGCCCCACTCTCGAGCTCTCATTGGCCGCGAAAGTACGGCGCCCCACATGCGCTCGACGGCGATAATCCGCAGTCTCCGGCGGGGTCTTCTCCATTGTCGGCTTTTTCCGGCGAGCCAGCTCCCCTTTCGGCCATTTCCGGCGAGCCAGCTCCCCTTTCGGCTATTTCCGGCGAGCCAGCTCCCCTATCGGCTATTTCCGGAGCCCGCTGTCCAGGCTTTGTGGTTCTGACGGATCTTGCCCGCAG